A part of Gouania willdenowi unplaced genomic scaffold, fGouWil2.1 scaffold_334_arrow_ctg1, whole genome shotgun sequence genomic DNA contains:
- the LOC114459683 gene encoding ER membrane protein complex subunit 1-like isoform X2: MAKLIFLWLKCLVSCCIVEAVFEDQVGKFDWRQQYVGKIRFSHFDSHVQSSKKVLMATEKNVFAALNTRTGELFWRHVDKTGPEGNIDAFLLHGQDALLVVGNGRLLRSWDISVGGLNWEVVLDSGSFQSACLIGQQDTVKHVAVLKKTVISVHYLSNGHQKWIENLPESENIDYQALYSGGNGEVYVLGIVPHSHIAIVVYSMEDGEIIKQTSVEAPWLSNIQTSCAVVGQGMITCVDSLTMSLYTLDMHTQSKMTQIPLQSLGLEVTPHFHPVLVSHQPNAAHQPLSEFLLQLGPEHHLLLQLNSGQMVVLRDFKPALLASFATAGEKTVTAVMSPKNKTACSLSLFNAETGRRLLDTTQFLSIDPNVGKPESIYVQAFLKKDDSVSYRVLVQTEDHTLTFIHLPGRVMWTREEALSEVVTMEMVELPLTGTQAELEGEFGKKADGLLSMVLKRLSSQLILLQAWVSHLWKLFYDARKPRSQVKNEISIENLSRDEFNLQKMMVMVTASGKLFGIDSKTGSILWKQYLNNVPSNAAFKLMVQRTTAHFPHPPQCTLLIKDKDTGLATLHVFNPIFGKKSHITPPALTQPILQSLMLPLMDQDYAKVLLLIDDQYKVTAFPSSKNVLQQLQETASFIFFYLMDSSQGRLSGYRLRMDLSTEQIWEVIIPTEIQKVVTVKGKRSNEHVHSQGRVMGDRSVLYKYLNPNLLAVVTESTDVHQERSFIGILLIDGVTGRIIHEAVQRKAKGPVHVVHSENWVVYEYWSTKSRRNEFSVIELYEGMELYNSTVFSSLDRPHAPHVLQQSYIFPSAISAMEATLTEKGITSRHLLIGLPSGGILSLPKMFLDPRRPEIVSEQSREENLIPYAPELLIRTEWFINYNQSVSRVRGIHTAPSGLESTCLVVAYGLDIYQTRVYPSKQFDVLKDDYDYMLISSVLFALFFATMISKRLAEVKLLNRAWR, from the exons ATGGCAAAGTTAATTTTCCTGTGGTTAAAATGTCTCGTCTCATGCTGCATCGTCGAGGCTGTGTTTGAGGACCAAGTAGGAAAGTTTGACTG GAGGCAGCAGTATGTTGGTAAGATACGGTTCTCTCACTTTGATTCACACGTGCAGTCCTCTAAAAAGGTGCTAATGGCCACAGAGAAAAATGTCTTTGCTGCTCTCAATACAAGAACTGGAGAACTCT TCTGGAGACATGTGGACAAGACAGGGCCAGAGGGAAACATTGATGCTTTTTTGCTACATGGACAAG ATGCGCTGTTGGTGGTAGGTAATGGCCGCTTGCTGCGCTCCTGGGATATTAGTGTTGGTGGTTTGAATTGGGAAGTTGTGCTTGACTCTGGCAG TTTCCAGTCTGCATGCTTAATTGGCCAGCAGGACACTGTGAAACATGTAGCTGTTCTGAAGAAAACAGTGATCTCAGTTCATTATTTGTCAAATGGTCATCAAAAATGGATAGAGAATCTACCAGAAAG TGAAAATATTGATTACCAAGCTTTGTATTCTGGTGGAAATGGTGAAGTCTATGTGTTGGGCATTGTTCCCCATTCCCACATTGCCATTGTTGTGTATAGTATGGAGGATGGAGAAATAATTAAACag ACCTCAGTGGAAGCTCCCTGGTTATCCAACATTCAGACCAGCTGTGCAGTGGTCGGCCAGGGGATGATAACTTGTGTAGACTCCCTAACAATGTCCCTTTACACACTTGACATGCACACACAGTCAAAGATGACCCAGATCCCTCTGCAG tcGCTTGGGCTTGAAGTCACACCACACTTCCACCCAGTTCTGGTGTCACACCAGCCTAATGCAGCTCATCAGCCACTCTCAGAGTTTCTCCTCCAATTGGGGCCAGAACACCACCTGCTGCTCCAGCTCAACAGCGGTCAAATGGTTGTACTGAGGGACTTCAAGCCT gcATTGCTGGCGTCATTTGCAACTGCTGGAGAGAAGACTGTTACTGCTGTTATgtcaccaaaaaacaaaact GCTTGCAGTCTCAGCCTCTTTAATGCTGAAACTGGACGAAGACTTCTTGACACAACACAATTTCTCTCTATTGATCCGAATGTGGGGAAACCAGAAAGc ATTTATGTGCAGGCATTCCTGAAGAAAGACGACTCGGTTAGCTACAGAGTCCTTGTACAGACTGAGGATCACACGCTCACTTTTATCCACCTGCCAG GGCGTGTGATGTGGACGAGAGAGGAGGCTTTGTCAGAGGTGGTAACCATGGAGATGGTGGAGCTGCCCCTCACCGGAACACAGGCCGAGCTGGAGGGGGAATTTGGCAAAAAGGCTG ACGGGCtgctgtccatggtgctgaagCGGCTCTCATCTCAGCTCATACTGCTTCAGGCCTGGGTCTCTCACCTCTGGAAGCTATTCTATGATGCCCGCAAGCCCCGCAGTCAAGTGAAAAATGAAATCTCCATCGAGAACTTATCCAGAGATGAGTTCAACTTGCAgaagatgatggtgatggtgacaGCTTCAGGGAAG CTTTTTGGGATCGACAGTAAGACCGGCAGCATTCTGTGGAAGCAGTACCTCAACAATGTTCCATCTAATGCTGCTTTTAAGCTGATGGTACAGCGGACAACAGCACACTTTCCTCACCCTCCACAGTGCACCCTGCTCATCAAAGATAAG GATACGGGCTTGGCCACTCTACATGTTTTCAACCCCATCTTTGGAAAAAAGAGTCACATCACTCCACCAGCTCTGACTCAGCCAATTCTCCAGTCCCTCATGTTGCCTCTCATGGATCAGGATTATGCCAAAGTGCTCCTACTAATTGATGACCAGTACAAG GTGACAGCATTCCCTTCCTCAAAGAATGTACTGCAACAGTTGCAGGAGACTGCGTCCTTCATCTTCTTTTATCTCATGGACTCAAGCCAGGGAAGACTATCTGGCTACAGACTTAGAATG GATCTTTCAACTGAGCAGATCTGGGAGGTCATCATTCCGACTGAAATTCAGAAGGTTGTCACTGTCAAGGGAAAAAGGTCAAATGAACATGTGCACTCCCAGGGCAGAGTGATGGGAGACCGCAGTGTTCTCTACAAG TACCTCAATCCGAATCTGCTGGCTGTGGTGACTGAGAGCACAGATGTGCATCAGGAGCGCAGCTTTATTGGGATCCTCCTGATTGATGGCGTGACGGGTCGTATCATCCACGAGGCTGTTCAAAGGAAAGCGAAGGGGCCTGTACACGTTGTGCACTCTGAGAACTGGGTGGTG TATGAGTACTGGAGCACCAAGTCTCGTAGGAATGAGTTTTCTGTGATTGAGCTTTATGAAGGCATGGAGCTGTACAACAGCACCGTGTTCAGCTCACTTGATCGGCCACATGCTCCCCACGTTCTACAGCAGTCCTACATTTTCCCCTCAGCCATTTCTGCAATGGAGGCTACTTTGACTGAAAAGGGCATCACCAGCCGCCACTTGCTCA TTGGTTTACCATCTGGAGGGATTTTGTCATTGCCAAAGATGTTTCTTGACCCCCGCAGGCCAGAAATTGTGTCTGAGCAAAGCCG TGAAGAAAACTTGATACCTTATGCACCAGAGCTGCTGATCCGTACAGAGTGGTTCATTAACTATAATCAGTCTGTGTCAAGAGTGCGAGGTATACATACTGCCCCCTCTGGACTGGAGTCAACATGCCTG GTGGTGGCATATGGCCTGGATATCTACCAGACACGCGTATACCCGTCAAAACAGTTTGATGTGCTGAAAGACGATTATGACTACATGCTGATCAGCAGTGTACTTTTTGCCCTTTTCTTCGCCACTATGATCAGCAAACGCCTGGCTGAGGTCAAACTGCTCAATCGGGCGTGGCGGTAA
- the LOC114459683 gene encoding ER membrane protein complex subunit 1-like isoform X1: MAKLIFLWLKCLVSCCIVEAVFEDQVGKFDWRQQYVGKIRFSHFDSHVQSSKKVLMATEKNVFAALNTRTGELFWRHVDKTGPEGNIDAFLLHGQDALLVVGNGRLLRSWDISVGGLNWEVVLDSGSFQSACLIGQQDTVKHVAVLKKTVISVHYLSNGHQKWIENLPESENIDYQALYSGGNGEVYVLGIVPHSHIAIVVYSMEDGEIIKQTSVEAPWLSNIQTSCAVVGQGMITCVDSLTMSLYTLDMHTQSKMTQIPLQSLGLEVTPHFHPVLVSHQPNAAHQPLSEFLLQLGPEHHLLLQLNSGQMVVLRDFKPALLASFATAGEKTVTAVMSPKNKTACSLSLFNAETGRRLLDTTQFLSIDPNVGKPESIYVQAFLKKDDSVSYRVLVQTEDHTLTFIHLPGRVMWTREEALSEVVTMEMVELPLTGTQAELEGEFGKKAAIQDGLLSMVLKRLSSQLILLQAWVSHLWKLFYDARKPRSQVKNEISIENLSRDEFNLQKMMVMVTASGKLFGIDSKTGSILWKQYLNNVPSNAAFKLMVQRTTAHFPHPPQCTLLIKDKDTGLATLHVFNPIFGKKSHITPPALTQPILQSLMLPLMDQDYAKVLLLIDDQYKVTAFPSSKNVLQQLQETASFIFFYLMDSSQGRLSGYRLRMDLSTEQIWEVIIPTEIQKVVTVKGKRSNEHVHSQGRVMGDRSVLYKYLNPNLLAVVTESTDVHQERSFIGILLIDGVTGRIIHEAVQRKAKGPVHVVHSENWVVYEYWSTKSRRNEFSVIELYEGMELYNSTVFSSLDRPHAPHVLQQSYIFPSAISAMEATLTEKGITSRHLLIGLPSGGILSLPKMFLDPRRPEIVSEQSREENLIPYAPELLIRTEWFINYNQSVSRVRGIHTAPSGLESTCLVVAYGLDIYQTRVYPSKQFDVLKDDYDYMLISSVLFALFFATMISKRLAEVKLLNRAWR, encoded by the exons ATGGCAAAGTTAATTTTCCTGTGGTTAAAATGTCTCGTCTCATGCTGCATCGTCGAGGCTGTGTTTGAGGACCAAGTAGGAAAGTTTGACTG GAGGCAGCAGTATGTTGGTAAGATACGGTTCTCTCACTTTGATTCACACGTGCAGTCCTCTAAAAAGGTGCTAATGGCCACAGAGAAAAATGTCTTTGCTGCTCTCAATACAAGAACTGGAGAACTCT TCTGGAGACATGTGGACAAGACAGGGCCAGAGGGAAACATTGATGCTTTTTTGCTACATGGACAAG ATGCGCTGTTGGTGGTAGGTAATGGCCGCTTGCTGCGCTCCTGGGATATTAGTGTTGGTGGTTTGAATTGGGAAGTTGTGCTTGACTCTGGCAG TTTCCAGTCTGCATGCTTAATTGGCCAGCAGGACACTGTGAAACATGTAGCTGTTCTGAAGAAAACAGTGATCTCAGTTCATTATTTGTCAAATGGTCATCAAAAATGGATAGAGAATCTACCAGAAAG TGAAAATATTGATTACCAAGCTTTGTATTCTGGTGGAAATGGTGAAGTCTATGTGTTGGGCATTGTTCCCCATTCCCACATTGCCATTGTTGTGTATAGTATGGAGGATGGAGAAATAATTAAACag ACCTCAGTGGAAGCTCCCTGGTTATCCAACATTCAGACCAGCTGTGCAGTGGTCGGCCAGGGGATGATAACTTGTGTAGACTCCCTAACAATGTCCCTTTACACACTTGACATGCACACACAGTCAAAGATGACCCAGATCCCTCTGCAG tcGCTTGGGCTTGAAGTCACACCACACTTCCACCCAGTTCTGGTGTCACACCAGCCTAATGCAGCTCATCAGCCACTCTCAGAGTTTCTCCTCCAATTGGGGCCAGAACACCACCTGCTGCTCCAGCTCAACAGCGGTCAAATGGTTGTACTGAGGGACTTCAAGCCT gcATTGCTGGCGTCATTTGCAACTGCTGGAGAGAAGACTGTTACTGCTGTTATgtcaccaaaaaacaaaact GCTTGCAGTCTCAGCCTCTTTAATGCTGAAACTGGACGAAGACTTCTTGACACAACACAATTTCTCTCTATTGATCCGAATGTGGGGAAACCAGAAAGc ATTTATGTGCAGGCATTCCTGAAGAAAGACGACTCGGTTAGCTACAGAGTCCTTGTACAGACTGAGGATCACACGCTCACTTTTATCCACCTGCCAG GGCGTGTGATGTGGACGAGAGAGGAGGCTTTGTCAGAGGTGGTAACCATGGAGATGGTGGAGCTGCCCCTCACCGGAACACAGGCCGAGCTGGAGGGGGAATTTGGCAAAAAGGCTG CCATTCAAG ACGGGCtgctgtccatggtgctgaagCGGCTCTCATCTCAGCTCATACTGCTTCAGGCCTGGGTCTCTCACCTCTGGAAGCTATTCTATGATGCCCGCAAGCCCCGCAGTCAAGTGAAAAATGAAATCTCCATCGAGAACTTATCCAGAGATGAGTTCAACTTGCAgaagatgatggtgatggtgacaGCTTCAGGGAAG CTTTTTGGGATCGACAGTAAGACCGGCAGCATTCTGTGGAAGCAGTACCTCAACAATGTTCCATCTAATGCTGCTTTTAAGCTGATGGTACAGCGGACAACAGCACACTTTCCTCACCCTCCACAGTGCACCCTGCTCATCAAAGATAAG GATACGGGCTTGGCCACTCTACATGTTTTCAACCCCATCTTTGGAAAAAAGAGTCACATCACTCCACCAGCTCTGACTCAGCCAATTCTCCAGTCCCTCATGTTGCCTCTCATGGATCAGGATTATGCCAAAGTGCTCCTACTAATTGATGACCAGTACAAG GTGACAGCATTCCCTTCCTCAAAGAATGTACTGCAACAGTTGCAGGAGACTGCGTCCTTCATCTTCTTTTATCTCATGGACTCAAGCCAGGGAAGACTATCTGGCTACAGACTTAGAATG GATCTTTCAACTGAGCAGATCTGGGAGGTCATCATTCCGACTGAAATTCAGAAGGTTGTCACTGTCAAGGGAAAAAGGTCAAATGAACATGTGCACTCCCAGGGCAGAGTGATGGGAGACCGCAGTGTTCTCTACAAG TACCTCAATCCGAATCTGCTGGCTGTGGTGACTGAGAGCACAGATGTGCATCAGGAGCGCAGCTTTATTGGGATCCTCCTGATTGATGGCGTGACGGGTCGTATCATCCACGAGGCTGTTCAAAGGAAAGCGAAGGGGCCTGTACACGTTGTGCACTCTGAGAACTGGGTGGTG TATGAGTACTGGAGCACCAAGTCTCGTAGGAATGAGTTTTCTGTGATTGAGCTTTATGAAGGCATGGAGCTGTACAACAGCACCGTGTTCAGCTCACTTGATCGGCCACATGCTCCCCACGTTCTACAGCAGTCCTACATTTTCCCCTCAGCCATTTCTGCAATGGAGGCTACTTTGACTGAAAAGGGCATCACCAGCCGCCACTTGCTCA TTGGTTTACCATCTGGAGGGATTTTGTCATTGCCAAAGATGTTTCTTGACCCCCGCAGGCCAGAAATTGTGTCTGAGCAAAGCCG TGAAGAAAACTTGATACCTTATGCACCAGAGCTGCTGATCCGTACAGAGTGGTTCATTAACTATAATCAGTCTGTGTCAAGAGTGCGAGGTATACATACTGCCCCCTCTGGACTGGAGTCAACATGCCTG GTGGTGGCATATGGCCTGGATATCTACCAGACACGCGTATACCCGTCAAAACAGTTTGATGTGCTGAAAGACGATTATGACTACATGCTGATCAGCAGTGTACTTTTTGCCCTTTTCTTCGCCACTATGATCAGCAAACGCCTGGCTGAGGTCAAACTGCTCAATCGGGCGTGGCGGTAA